A genome region from Winogradskyella helgolandensis includes the following:
- the porM gene encoding type IX secretion system motor protein PorM/GldM yields the protein MAGGKQSARQKMINLMYLVFIAMMAMNMSKEVLSAFGLMEAKFADANEATGSRNEAMLTDLKTKGEEKPEEFSVPAARAQQVQIASDKYFKFLEGVKVDLLKTGEYQIDPKTGNLPFEAMDKTDILDEAWFTGDRLTKEGDKVMAALNEYKSDIMAILSKDEAYRGESETFEKTFSTAQELNKDGKKIDWLNYNFQGYPAIASYTKLTAMQNDVRVTEANLYNLFLGNTLSEATTLNNYKAIVLADKSAFFAGEKFQGRVVIGKYANVPPTKLVVQGQEVDLNNAIDSTGAATLDFNVGNVGEHSIEGEFTFIENGKELPIPIVANYVVVPRPNSATISADKMNVVYRGVVNPMTISFAGVPDNKVQATGNGLNPAGKGKYNMTPGTGREVTINVTATLDDGSRVSDKKTFRIKDIPKPTGTISGQDGMVRLPKRNLEIGTVGAKLDDFVFDLPINVTSFQIKVPGQPTVNVAGTKMNSQAKSAIGRARAGDVVTIFNIKAKIQGNNSYQLKGVSPVTIEVSN from the coding sequence ATGGCAGGAGGAAAACAGTCCGCAAGGCAAAAAATGATTAACCTAATGTACTTGGTATTTATTGCTATGATGGCGATGAATATGTCAAAAGAAGTACTATCCGCTTTCGGATTAATGGAAGCAAAATTTGCTGATGCTAATGAAGCAACAGGAAGTAGAAACGAAGCTATGCTTACAGATTTAAAGACTAAAGGTGAGGAAAAACCTGAGGAATTTAGTGTTCCAGCAGCAAGAGCACAACAAGTGCAAATAGCTTCAGATAAATACTTCAAGTTTCTTGAAGGTGTAAAAGTTGATTTACTTAAGACAGGAGAATATCAGATAGATCCTAAAACAGGTAATTTACCTTTTGAAGCAATGGATAAAACCGATATTCTTGATGAAGCTTGGTTTACTGGTGATCGTTTAACAAAAGAAGGAGACAAAGTAATGGCTGCTCTTAACGAATACAAATCAGACATTATGGCTATCTTATCAAAAGATGAAGCTTATAGAGGAGAAAGTGAAACTTTTGAAAAAACTTTTAGCACAGCACAAGAGCTTAATAAAGATGGAAAGAAAATTGATTGGTTAAATTATAACTTCCAAGGTTATCCAGCAATTGCATCCTATACTAAGTTAACAGCAATGCAAAATGATGTTAGAGTAACAGAGGCTAACCTATACAACTTATTTTTAGGTAACACATTATCTGAAGCTACAACACTTAATAACTATAAGGCAATTGTCTTAGCTGATAAATCTGCATTTTTTGCAGGTGAAAAGTTTCAAGGACGTGTTGTTATTGGGAAATATGCAAATGTTCCCCCTACGAAATTAGTTGTACAGGGTCAAGAAGTTGATTTAAATAATGCAATTGACTCAACAGGTGCTGCAACATTAGATTTTAATGTAGGTAACGTTGGTGAGCATTCAATTGAAGGTGAATTTACTTTTATTGAAAACGGTAAAGAATTACCAATTCCAATTGTAGCTAACTATGTGGTTGTACCAAGACCAAATTCTGCAACAATTTCTGCAGATAAGATGAACGTTGTTTATCGTGGTGTTGTTAATCCAATGACAATTTCATTCGCTGGTGTTCCAGACAATAAAGTTCAAGCAACTGGTAATGGACTTAATCCTGCAGGAAAGGGTAAATATAATATGACTCCTGGTACAGGTAGAGAGGTAACAATTAATGTTACAGCTACTTTAGACGATGGATCTAGAGTTAGTGATAAAAAGACCTTTAGAATTAAGGATATTCCAAAACCTACTGGTACAATTTCTGGTCAGGATGGTATGGTTAGATTACCTAAACGTAATTTAGAAATAGGTACTGTTGGTGCTAAGTTAGATGACTTTGTATTTGATTTACCAATTAACGTAACATCATTTCAAATTAAAGTTCCTGGTCAGCCTACAGTAAATGTTGCTGGAACTAAAATGAATTCACAAGCTAAATCAGCAATTGGTAGAGCACGTGCAGGTGATGTGGTTACGATCTTTAATATTAAAGCCAAAATACAAGGAAATAATTCTTACCAATTAAAAGGTGTGTCTCCTGTAACGATTGAAGTATCTAACTAA